One genomic window of Sphingopyxis sp. OPL5 includes the following:
- a CDS encoding M10 family metallopeptidase C-terminal domain-containing protein produces the protein MVLSTRLQTVGESGNVFIDTLVYGVAFRPATTVIYALQGNPGDTGLNGGALWAANGAAGAYAAALASWAAVANIHFQAATTAYDGTGSRASYDFVGQLSTSLPSDVLGQHTLPTTGDMVGQFNTTISYFTTASNQAGGLSFLTFVHELGHGIGLLHPHADEPGDDSFPGLGDAFSTGPFGLNQGIFTTMTYNDGYEDVGRSPSVNYGWQMGPGAFDIAAVQFLYGANTSTGAGNTTYTMPTLNQAGTGWMTIWDVGGTDTISAQGSQLDAIIDLRAATLRNEEGGGGFVSRNGGVLGGVTIANGAVIENAIGGNGDDLLVGNGANNSLTGGTGWDTVDYSHATGPLTINLQTGVATGDGSDTLSGIEHVVGGSGDDVITAFNGLSIVNGSQDMIKTAAQRNNSDATAMSLDGRFSSHAGDPTIQAVGAGVNSVTVHAEGGDQEDLYSFTLSAGTTITIDIDSSFRLDAIVGLYGPSGFLAFNDDSEGGLDTGSANLRDSFLTFTAATAGTYRVVVSAYNPETNGAGRIAVGSSYTLNISAANTITAAGTILLGSTLDGGAGNDTLNGGAGIDTLIGGIGNDMLNGGAGADLMYGGTGNDNYVIDAQGDLTFEGLNGGTDTVTASVGHYLYANLENLTLATGAGDIFGVGNELANTLQGNAGANLLLGGLGDDVIRGGAGVDSLFGEAGVDQLFGDAGIDYLVGGLGNDILDGGADADALYGEDGDDTLIGGAGFFTDILVGGAGNDILRGASGLGDYDLMDGGAGNDIYYVDTPDDLTFEAVGGGADTVYANINGAGYYLYANVENLVLEGNTPFGVGNDLANRLTGNAIGNYLLGGRGNDTLNGKGGNDVLFGEGGVDTFVFERGTGGDVIGDFARGTDKIDVSAFGFASFGALQAGFTQVGANGAINLGNGDFIVLHNVTMSQLTQGDFILSATAGKPDLFGDGAKAVEDAAFAPDAGTPVLDWHPDHWTAQYHTAYQLGFV, from the coding sequence ATGGTTCTTTCCACCCGCCTCCAGACTGTCGGCGAAAGCGGCAATGTCTTCATCGATACGCTCGTCTATGGCGTCGCCTTTCGCCCCGCGACGACGGTGATCTATGCGTTGCAGGGAAATCCGGGCGATACCGGGCTGAACGGCGGCGCCTTGTGGGCCGCCAACGGTGCGGCCGGCGCCTATGCCGCCGCGCTCGCAAGCTGGGCCGCGGTGGCCAACATCCATTTCCAGGCCGCGACGACCGCCTATGACGGCACGGGCAGCCGCGCCAGCTACGACTTTGTCGGCCAGTTGAGCACCAGCCTGCCGTCCGATGTCCTGGGACAGCATACGCTGCCGACGACCGGCGACATGGTCGGTCAGTTTAACACGACGATCTCCTATTTTACCACCGCGAGCAATCAGGCCGGCGGTCTCAGCTTCCTGACCTTCGTGCACGAGCTGGGTCATGGCATCGGACTGCTGCATCCGCATGCCGATGAGCCGGGCGATGACAGCTTCCCCGGCCTCGGCGACGCGTTCTCGACCGGGCCGTTCGGCCTCAACCAGGGCATCTTCACCACGATGACCTATAATGACGGCTATGAGGACGTCGGCAGATCCCCGTCGGTCAATTATGGCTGGCAGATGGGGCCCGGGGCTTTCGATATCGCTGCGGTGCAGTTCCTCTATGGCGCGAATACCAGCACCGGCGCCGGCAACACCACCTACACCATGCCGACGCTTAACCAGGCTGGCACGGGCTGGATGACGATCTGGGACGTCGGGGGAACCGATACCATCTCGGCACAGGGTAGCCAACTCGATGCGATCATCGACCTGCGGGCGGCCACCCTGCGCAACGAGGAAGGCGGCGGCGGGTTCGTCTCGCGCAATGGCGGCGTGCTGGGCGGCGTCACCATCGCCAACGGGGCCGTCATCGAAAATGCGATTGGCGGCAATGGCGACGATTTGCTGGTTGGTAACGGCGCGAACAATAGCCTGACGGGTGGCACGGGTTGGGACACGGTCGATTATTCGCATGCGACAGGGCCGCTGACGATCAACCTCCAGACCGGGGTCGCGACGGGAGATGGCAGCGATACGCTCAGCGGCATCGAACATGTCGTCGGGGGCAGCGGCGACGACGTCATCACGGCGTTCAACGGCCTCAGCATCGTCAACGGATCGCAGGATATGATCAAGACGGCGGCGCAGCGGAACAATTCGGACGCGACCGCCATGTCGCTCGACGGCCGCTTCTCGTCGCATGCCGGTGACCCCACGATCCAGGCGGTTGGCGCGGGTGTCAACAGCGTCACCGTCCACGCCGAGGGCGGCGATCAGGAAGATCTCTACAGTTTCACACTGTCGGCGGGAACGACGATCACGATCGATATCGACAGTAGCTTTCGGCTCGACGCGATAGTCGGGCTCTATGGCCCTTCGGGTTTCCTCGCGTTTAACGATGATTCAGAAGGAGGACTCGACACCGGATCGGCGAATCTCCGCGACAGCTTTCTGACCTTCACTGCGGCGACCGCGGGCACCTACAGGGTCGTCGTCTCGGCCTATAATCCTGAGACGAATGGTGCGGGCCGTATCGCGGTGGGCAGTTCCTATACGCTCAACATTTCGGCCGCCAACACCATTACTGCGGCGGGCACGATCCTCCTCGGCTCAACGCTCGACGGCGGCGCAGGCAACGACACGCTCAACGGCGGTGCGGGTATCGATACGTTGATCGGGGGCATCGGCAACGACATGCTGAATGGCGGTGCGGGCGCCGACCTGATGTACGGCGGCACCGGCAACGACAATTATGTCATCGATGCGCAGGGCGACCTGACCTTCGAAGGCCTGAACGGCGGCACCGACACGGTGACAGCATCGGTCGGCCACTATCTCTACGCCAATCTCGAAAACCTGACCCTCGCGACCGGCGCGGGCGACATTTTCGGGGTCGGCAACGAACTGGCGAATACGCTCCAGGGCAATGCGGGGGCGAACCTGCTGCTCGGCGGTCTCGGCGACGACGTGATCCGCGGTGGTGCGGGCGTCGACAGCTTGTTCGGCGAAGCCGGTGTCGATCAGTTGTTCGGCGATGCCGGGATCGATTATCTGGTGGGCGGTCTCGGCAACGACATCCTCGACGGCGGCGCTGACGCCGACGCGCTTTATGGCGAGGACGGCGACGATACGCTGATCGGCGGCGCGGGCTTCTTTACCGATATCCTTGTCGGCGGTGCGGGCAACGACATATTGCGCGGGGCCTCGGGTCTTGGAGACTATGATCTCATGGACGGCGGTGCGGGCAACGACATTTATTATGTCGACACCCCCGATGACCTGACCTTCGAAGCGGTCGGCGGCGGGGCCGACACCGTCTATGCCAACATCAATGGTGCCGGCTATTATCTCTATGCCAATGTCGAAAATCTGGTGCTGGAGGGCAATACGCCGTTCGGGGTCGGCAACGATCTCGCGAATCGGCTGACCGGCAACGCGATCGGCAATTATCTGCTCGGCGGGCGCGGCAACGACACGCTGAATGGCAAGGGCGGCAACGATGTGCTGTTCGGCGAGGGCGGAGTGGACACCTTTGTCTTCGAACGCGGCACCGGCGGCGACGTGATCGGCGATTTCGCGCGTGGCACCGACAAGATCGACGTCTCGGCCTTTGGTTTCGCAAGCTTCGGGGCGCTGCAGGCGGGCTTCACCCAGGTCGGCGCGAACGGCGCCATCAACCTTGGCAATGGCGACTTCATCGTCCTCCACAATGTGACGATGAGCCAACTGACCCAGGGCGATTTCATCCTGTCGGCGACGGCGGGCAAACCGGACCTGTTCGGGGACGGCGCAAAAGCTGTCGAAGACGCCGCCTTCGCTCCCGATGCCGGTACGCCCGTGCTCGACTGGCATCCCGATCACTGGACGGCGCAATATCATACCGCGTATCAACTCGGCTTCGTGTGA
- a CDS encoding KpsF/GutQ family sugar-phosphate isomerase, with the protein MPYAVSIDDPGVADAHDMLSPAKNVLRSHIVALEQLLDGLDDTLLKLAIRIAACRGRVILTGIGKSGIAARKIAASLAARDVAATFMHGADALHGDLGMVRADDIVIAITISGASSELLYVIRHARSIGAETVAITAAPDEAVPASCDHVIAIPALDTACDFGIAPFSSTIASIAVGDALTMLVAREIAFSRNQFARLHPAGRIGGRFLSVCELMLQDDALPMVGPDAPVEQVIAEASRTGIGACAVVDANRMLLGIVTDGDIRRHFLDGSESPASGIMTADPVTVGDDTDQHDAFAIMRGHRIAVLPVMAADGRTLVGMLNIQDMLQAGYPEK; encoded by the coding sequence ATGCCCTATGCGGTTTCGATCGATGATCCCGGGGTGGCCGATGCGCATGATATGCTGTCGCCGGCAAAAAACGTGCTGCGATCCCACATCGTTGCGCTTGAACAATTGCTCGACGGCCTCGACGACACGCTGCTCAAGCTTGCAATCAGGATCGCCGCCTGCCGCGGGCGTGTGATCCTGACCGGCATCGGCAAGTCGGGGATCGCCGCCAGAAAGATCGCGGCCAGCCTTGCTGCGCGCGATGTCGCGGCGACCTTCATGCACGGCGCCGACGCGCTGCACGGCGATCTCGGGATGGTACGGGCGGACGATATCGTGATTGCGATCACGATATCGGGCGCGTCGAGCGAGTTGTTGTATGTCATCCGCCATGCCCGGTCGATCGGCGCCGAGACGGTGGCGATCACCGCGGCGCCGGACGAGGCCGTGCCGGCATCGTGCGACCATGTCATCGCGATACCGGCACTCGACACCGCATGCGATTTCGGCATCGCGCCTTTTTCCTCGACCATCGCGAGCATCGCGGTCGGCGACGCGCTGACGATGCTCGTGGCGCGCGAAATAGCGTTCAGCCGCAATCAGTTCGCGCGGCTGCACCCCGCCGGCCGGATCGGCGGTCGCTTCCTGTCGGTTTGTGAATTGATGCTGCAGGACGACGCGCTTCCCATGGTCGGCCCCGATGCGCCGGTCGAACAGGTGATCGCGGAGGCGTCGCGAACCGGCATCGGCGCCTGTGCGGTCGTCGATGCGAACCGGATGCTGCTGGGCATCGTCACCGACGGCGACATCCGACGGCATTTCCTGGACGGCAGCGAAAGCCCGGCGTCGGGCATCATGACCGCCGACCCCGTCACGGTTGGCGACGATACCGACCAGCACGATGCCTTTGCGATCATGCGCGGCCATCGCATCGCGGTGTTGCCGGTGATGGCCGCCGATGGCCGGACGCTGGTCGGCATGCTCAATATCCAGGACATGCTGCAGGCCGGCTATCCCGAAAAGTGA